The sequence below is a genomic window from Kitasatospora kifunensis.
GACTGGCAGCTCGTTGCGGAGTTGCGCTCGTGAACGCCCCAGGGACGGTCGATGCCGGGTACCGTGGTGAGATCAAGGTGATCGTCGTCAACCTGGACCCGCGTGAGCGGGTCAGCTTCCGGCGGGGGGACCGGATCGCGCAGCTGGTCATCCAGCAGGTCGAGAAGGCTCGTTTCCACGAGGTGGCCGAACTGCCCGGGTCCGCACGCGCCGAGGGTGGGTTCGGGTCGACTGGTGGCCACGCAGCGGTTTAACATGCCGCGGCCGCGCAGGCCGCAGCCGAGCAGGTAGCCAAAGGTACGAGCAGGAATTCGCATCGGTCTTGGACCGGGAAGGACAGTGACCGTGTTCCGTCGTCGCCACAAGAGCGAGGACGCTGTCGAGCAGCTCGCCGAGGACGCCATCAGCGCCGACGAGACGGCCGATGACGTCGAAGGTTCCGCCGACTCCGAGAGCGAGACGCCGAACGACGTTGAGGACTCCGTCGAGGAGACGGAGCAGGACCCGGCCGACCGCGTCGGTCTGCCGCCGGCTCCGCGCCCCGACGGTCCCTGGGACGACTCCGAGCTGGAGAGCCCCAACGAGGGCCGGGTCGACCTGGGCGGTCTGCTGGTCCCCGGCGTCGAGGGCATGGAGTTGCGGGTGGAGGTGGCCGGCGACGCGATCGTGGCCGCCACCCTGGTGCTCGGTAACAGTGCCATCCAGCTGCAGGCCTTCGCCGCGCCCAAGTCCGAGGGCATCTGGAGCGAGGTTCGCGACGAGATCGCGACCGGTATCCGGTCCCAGGGCGGCCTCGTCGAGGAGGAGGAGGGCCCGCTCGGCTGGCACCTGCGCGCCCAGGTTCCGGTGCAGCTGCCGGACGGCACACAGGGGGTTCAGCTGGTCCGCTTCGTCGGTTGCGACGGCCCGCGCTGGTTCCTGCGTGGTGTGATCTCCGGCCAGGCCGCGGTGCAGCCCGAGTCGGCGGAC
It includes:
- the dut gene encoding dUTP diphosphatase, with amino-acid sequence MSSTARPPVEVLIRRLDPDLPLPSYAQPGDAGADLCAAVDAELEPGERTVIPTGLAIALPDGYAAFVHPRSGLAARCGVALVNAPGTVDAGYRGEIKVIVVNLDPRERVSFRRGDRIAQLVIQQVEKARFHEVAELPGSARAEGGFGSTGGHAAV
- a CDS encoding DUF3710 domain-containing protein, whose protein sequence is MFRRRHKSEDAVEQLAEDAISADETADDVEGSADSESETPNDVEDSVEETEQDPADRVGLPPAPRPDGPWDDSELESPNEGRVDLGGLLVPGVEGMELRVEVAGDAIVAATLVLGNSAIQLQAFAAPKSEGIWSEVRDEIATGIRSQGGLVEEEEGPLGWHLRAQVPVQLPDGTQGVQLVRFVGCDGPRWFLRGVISGQAAVQPESADVLEQVFRQTVVVRGEAPMAPRDPIVLKLPEDAQMVADGGVGAPEGEASRFGDASLSPFARGPEITEVR